One Megachile rotundata isolate GNS110a chromosome 5, iyMegRotu1, whole genome shotgun sequence genomic region harbors:
- the LOC100877764 gene encoding serine/threonine-protein phosphatase Pgam5, mitochondrial yields the protein MPISPNFRKWITGIGAISGAVFFYPNDSDNNEVPEKETPWIPTATPWTKWNHNWDRRDPKCLINPKKLDSLNDENKYSKEIVKKTAHAIRHIILVRHGQYNTKAKTQAEGTLTDLGKQQAEITGKRLDELGFPYTVLVHSTMIRAQQTAEIIMKSLKNVEVKNDSLLNEGAPIPPEPLINWRPELNFYTDGPRIEAAFRKYFHRADPSQEKDSYTILVCHANVIRYFVCRALQFPPQSWLRLSLGHASITWVTIYPDGIVTLWIFGDTAHMKPQFIS from the exons ATGCCCATAAGTCCAAATTTTAGGAAATGGATTACAGGAATCGGTGCAATAAGTGGTGCCGTATTTTTTTATCCGAACGATAGCGATAATAATGAGGTGCCAGAAAAAGAAACTCCTTGGATACCAACCGCTACACCTTGGACCAAATGGAATCATAATTGGGATAg acgAGAtccaaaatgtttaataaatccAAAGAAACTAGATAGCTTAAACGATGAAAACAAGTATAGCAAAGAAATAGTAAAAAAGACGGCACATGCAATACGTCATATCATTTTGGTTCGTCATGGGCAATATAATACAAAAGCAAAAACACAGGCTGAAGGAACACTTACGGATCTTG GTAAACAACAAGCTGAGATAACAGGAAAGAGATTGGATGAATTGGGTTTTCCGTATACAGTACTAGTACATTCAACAATGATTAGGGCACAACAGACTGCTGAAATTATAATGAAAAGTCTGAAAAATGTAGAAGTAAAAAATGATTCACTTCTTAATGAGGGTGCACCGATTCCACCTGAACCATTAATTAATTGGAGGCCTGAACTAAAT TTTTATACAGATGGACCCAGGATAGAAGCTGCATTTAGGAAATATTTTCATCGTGCTGATCCTAGCCAAGAGAAAGATTCTTATACAATTCTTGTTTGCCATGCAAATGTTATTAGATATTTTGTATGCCG agcTCTACAATTTCCACCACAAAGTTGGTTACGTCTAAGTTTAGGTCATGCAAGTATCACATGGGTCACCATTTACCCTGATGGAATTGTAACACTATGGATTTTTGGTGATACTGCTCATATGAAGCCACAATTCATTTCATAA